A region of Diospyros lotus cultivar Yz01 chromosome 3, ASM1463336v1, whole genome shotgun sequence DNA encodes the following proteins:
- the LOC127796707 gene encoding uncharacterized protein LOC127796707, which yields MEVFGKSMVAVPTNVIYLSTILGQDQSNPVHKCDWKCENEHVCGNMYRCRLTGLTHICDKNCTQRILYDNHSSICRVSRQVSPLTLAEEQAVRGIRRKIDAESSSSDSFAFKRKRNAPLHPSPFERSFSAVGPICSQVGDGMDLN from the coding sequence ATGGAGGTATTTGGCAAATCTATGGTGGCTGTGCCAacaaatgttatttatttatcaacTATTCTAGGCCAAGATCAGTCAAACCCTGTCCACAAGTGCGATTGGAAATGTGAAAATGAGCACGTATGCGGAAACATGTACCGGTGCAGGCTAACAGGACTGACACACATTTGTGATAAAAACTGTACCCAGAGAATTCTGTATGACAACCATAGCTCCATTTGCAGAGTGAGCAGGCAGGTTTCCCCTTTAACACTGGCTGAGGAACAGGCAGTGAGAGGTATCCGGAGGAAGATTGATGCTGAGAGTTCTTCCTCTGATAGTTTCGCTTTTAAGCGCAAACGGAATGCACCTCTCCATCCCTCTCCTTTTGAGAGATCCTTCTCTGCTGTTGGTCCAATCTGCAGTCAAGTTGGAGATGGCATGGACTTGAACTAG
- the LOC127796994 gene encoding uncharacterized protein LOC127796994: MSAFSRLTFCVIIYGLVFALCFCTSVRSEHDESSAIRLPSEGDNAGGGDDLCSGTVTHAACPVKCFRTDPVCGVDGVTYWCGCADALCAGTRVAKRGFCDVSGGGSALLSGQAFLLVHIVWLLLLGFSVLFGLL; encoded by the coding sequence ATGTCGGCATTCTCCAGACTCACTTTCTGTGTGATCATCTACGGCCTCGTCTTCGCCCTATGCTTCTGTACGTCCGTCAGATCGGAGCATGATGAGTCTTCCGCTATCCGATTACCAAGCGAGGGTGACAACGCCGGCGGAGGCGATGATCTCTGCTCCGGTACGGTGACTCACGCCGCTTGCCCCGTCAAATGCTTCAGGACCGACCCCGTTTGTGGGGTGGACGGGGTGACCTACTGGTGCGGCTGCGCCGATGCCCTATGCGCCGGCACGCGTGTTGCCAAGAGAGGTTTCTGTGACGTCAGTGGTGGAGGAAGCGCTTTGCTCTCCGGTCAGGCATTCCTCTTGGTCCATATTGTCTGGCTCTTATTGCTTGGCTTCTCTGTCTTGTTCGGCCTTCTCTGA
- the LOC127796303 gene encoding protein RESPONSE TO LOW SULFUR 3-like, with the protein MGPTMAVAHAQQPKLQQRPPPSASAEDDEERLRKRNEELERELQKSLEREETMKRELQRTWERLRVAEEAEERLCSQLGELEAEAVDEARSYRSRILSLMDQLSAAQKLLQAASPTPQ; encoded by the coding sequence ATGGGTCCAACCATGGCCGTGGCACATGCGCAGCAGCCCAAGCTCCAGCAGCGGCCGCCTCCGTCCGCCTCGGCCGAGGACGACGAGGAGCGGTTGAGGAAGAGGAACGAGGAGCTGGAGAGGGAGTTGCAGAAGAGCCTGGAGCGGGAGGAGACGATGAAGCGGGAGCTGCAGAGAACCTGGGAGAGGCTGCGAGTGGCGGAGGAGGCCGAGGAGCGGCTCTGCTCTCAACTCGGCGAGCTCGAGGCAGAGGCCGTTGACGAGGCCCGCTCCTACCGCTCCCGCATTCTCTCCCTGATGGATCAGCTCTCCGCCGCCCAAAAGCTCCTCCAGGCCGCCTCTCCGACTCCTCAATGA
- the LOC127796705 gene encoding pathogenesis-related thaumatin-like protein 3.5 isoform X2 has protein sequence MQDKRNPKPKREILRLIDSTKKGILGGAGAQLSTTGFQLDSGQNLRIPAFPGWSGRIWARTGCTFDESGIGTCLTGDCGGRLQCDGIGAAPPVSLFEITLGTGDQMDFYDVSMVDGYNLPLVASPQTAVSGGCNATGCVANINMGCPKELQVVGGDGGEEGGVVACKSACEAFGLDQYCCAGEFANPTTCRPSFYSSIFKRACPRAYSYAFDDGTSTFTCKANEYAIVFCPNMAAGARHFLLYKGREGINELVVSAE, from the exons ATGCAAGATAAAAGAAATCCTAAACCCAAAAGGGAGATCTTGCGGCTGATTGACTCCACAAAGAAAG GCATACTTGGTGGTGCCGGGGCGCAGCTATCGACAACGGGGTTCCAATTAGACTCCGGCCAAAACCTCAGAATTCCGGCATTTCCAGGGTGGTCAGGCCGGATATGGGCCAGAACAGGGTGCACATTTGACGAGTCGGGGATAGGTACATGCCTGACAGGGGACTGTGGGGGCAGGCTGCAGTGTGATGGCATTGGAGCCGCACCACCCGTTTCTCTCTTCGAGATCACACTTGGCACCGGTGATCAGATGGACTTCTATGATGTCAGCATGGTTGATGGTTACAATCTCCCTCTTGTTGCCTCCCCCCAAACTGCGGTATCCGGAGGATGCAATGCTACAGGATGCGTTGCCAACATCAACATGG GGTGTCCGAAAGAGCTTCAGGTGGTGGGTGGGGATGGAGGAGAGGAAGGCGGAGTGGTAGCATGCAAGAGTGCATGTGAGGCATTTGGGCTCGACCAATATTGCTGCGCTGGGGAGTTTGCTAACCCAACTACCTGCAGGCCATCTTTCTATTCCTCCATTTTCAAGAGAGCTTGCCCCAGAGCATATAGCTATGCGTTTGATGATGGCACCAGCACCTTCACCTGCAAAGCTAATGAGTATGCCATCGTCTTCTGCCCCAACATGGCTGCAGG TGCACGACACTTCTTGCTTTACAAAGGTCGGGAAGGAATTAATGAACTTGTTGTCAGTGCAGAATGA
- the LOC127796706 gene encoding chloroplastic import inner membrane translocase subunit HP30-2, with amino-acid sequence MVAEMSKGLVVGPSQTQAQNPIAQFQGKFKELEKEFKAWLAKQSLAVEATVVTATSAAQGAAIGAFMGTLTNDVSPSFPTPPPNAASLNPQAMASLKQAQALSGGPLVQARNFAIMTGVNAGISCVMKRIRGKEDVQSSMVAAFGSGAMFALVSGMGGPNQAANVISSGVFFALAQGGLFQLGQKFSQPPADDVFYSKTRSMLTNLGLQNYEKNFKKGLLTDNTLPLLTDSALKDVRIPPGPRLLILDHIQRDPELKERRGSHA; translated from the exons ATGGTGGCGGAGATGTCGAAAGGATTGGTGGTTGGCCCTTCCCAGACCCAGGCTCAGAACCCAATAGCCCAATTTCAAGGCAAGTTCAAGGAGTTGGAAAAGGAGTTCAAGGCGTGGTTGGCCAAGCAGTCCTTGGCCGTCGAGGCCACCGTCGTCACCGCCACCAGTGCCGCCCAGGGTGCCGCCATCGGCGCCTTCATGGGCACCCTCACCAATGACGTTTCACCCTCTTTCCCTACCCCTCCCCCTAATGCGGCGTCTCTCAATCCCCAAGCCATGGCCTCCCTCAAGCAAGCCCAG GCTCTTTCAGGAGGCCCCTTGGTACAAGCACGCAATTTTGCTATAATGACGGGGGTCAATGCTGGCATATCTTGTGTTATGAAAAGAATAAGAGGGAAGGAGGACGTGCAATCCAG TATGGTTGCTGCTTTTGGCTCTGGAGCCATGTTTGCCTTGGTGAGTGGCATGGGTGGCCCAAACCAGGCAGCCAATGTAATCTCATCTGGCGTCTTCTTTGCACTTGCCCAAGGTGGACTTTTCCAG CTAGGACAAAAGTTTTCTCAGCCACCAGCTGATGATGTGTTCTATTCCAAAACAAGAAGCATGTTGACCAACCTTGGGCTCCAGAATTACGAGAAGAATTTCAAGAAAGGGTTGTTAACAGACAACACTTTGCCTTTGCTGACTGATAG TGCTCTTAAAGATGTGAGAATCCCTCCTGGACCGAGGCTCCTCATACTCGATCACATCCAGAG GGACCCCGAGCTGAAAGAGAGACGAGGCAGCCACGCATAG
- the LOC127796705 gene encoding pathogenesis-related thaumatin-like protein 3.5 isoform X1 → MQDKRNPKPKREILRLIDSTKKGILGGAGAQLSTTGFQLDSGQNLRIPAFPGWSGRIWARTGCTFDESGIGTCLTGDCGGRLQCDGIGAAPPVSLFEITLGTGDQMDFYDVSMVDGYNLPLVASPQTAVSGGCNATGCVANINMGCPKELQVVGGDGGEEGGVVACKSACEAFGLDQYCCAGEFANPTTCRPSFYSSIFKRACPRAYSYAFDDGTSTFTCKANEYAIVFCPNMAAGMKRLSGAAPPPPIFREQRSHGEIADMVASSNNILSPIPAVISILLVVLASSLFF, encoded by the exons ATGCAAGATAAAAGAAATCCTAAACCCAAAAGGGAGATCTTGCGGCTGATTGACTCCACAAAGAAAG GCATACTTGGTGGTGCCGGGGCGCAGCTATCGACAACGGGGTTCCAATTAGACTCCGGCCAAAACCTCAGAATTCCGGCATTTCCAGGGTGGTCAGGCCGGATATGGGCCAGAACAGGGTGCACATTTGACGAGTCGGGGATAGGTACATGCCTGACAGGGGACTGTGGGGGCAGGCTGCAGTGTGATGGCATTGGAGCCGCACCACCCGTTTCTCTCTTCGAGATCACACTTGGCACCGGTGATCAGATGGACTTCTATGATGTCAGCATGGTTGATGGTTACAATCTCCCTCTTGTTGCCTCCCCCCAAACTGCGGTATCCGGAGGATGCAATGCTACAGGATGCGTTGCCAACATCAACATGG GGTGTCCGAAAGAGCTTCAGGTGGTGGGTGGGGATGGAGGAGAGGAAGGCGGAGTGGTAGCATGCAAGAGTGCATGTGAGGCATTTGGGCTCGACCAATATTGCTGCGCTGGGGAGTTTGCTAACCCAACTACCTGCAGGCCATCTTTCTATTCCTCCATTTTCAAGAGAGCTTGCCCCAGAGCATATAGCTATGCGTTTGATGATGGCACCAGCACCTTCACCTGCAAAGCTAATGAGTATGCCATCGTCTTCTGCCCCAACATGGCTGCAGG AATGAAGAGATTAAGTGGAGCAGCCCCACCTCCCCCAATATTCCGGGAGCAACGCAGCCATGGAGAGATTGCAGACATGGTTGCTTCTTCCAACAACATTCTTTCTCCAATACCAGCGGTTATTTCCATATTACTTGTGGTCCTTGCTTCGAGTTTGTTCTTCTGA